One genomic segment of Panicum virgatum strain AP13 chromosome 2N, P.virgatum_v5, whole genome shotgun sequence includes these proteins:
- the LOC120662042 gene encoding uncharacterized protein LOC120662042 isoform X1 gives MMAPEHTHQVEEDMISKLTDDVLLLILEKVNLSTSVKTSVLSKRWKNFPWLLTQLNIDIKDIKDFFHGPHAEATVDQIHKAMASLTEVVRSMMATTRRKSIITKLCISLFLTNIYSNEIGDIVNEAVENGMVKDIELISGVERFPFDVPDDEMVKHADGINSFFGNYPKISCCLRSLILYNATFCKSDLHNLLANTCMELQYLYLYQCDTGIINPVFKIDAPNSKLKVLEFAYCSWIKVEVGCLPKLEQLILGHWSSPYLPLTLECVPCLKEVDIYSSTVFYQKQPFKLSELLGGSTCITTLTLDFLGQKIWLKPEKYQLRSAFSNLRELLIHGIFVGFGILWTTALLEAAPSLETLDIEVYDHLCGDADEEKRTFGERTNASWDVSEFAESSKSWPLKELKLCGFNATEEQIVFIGAVMERASNLRAVVLKEQYCKDCSAISTPLDPSKCRFPSNEDEQEMVLNNLRNRFSFGAEIIFSRHKFSCN, from the exons ATGATGGCGCCTGAACATACACAT CAAGTAGAGGAAGACATGATAAGCAAGTTAACCGATGATGTTTTACTCTTGATCTTGGAAAAAGTCAATTTATCAACATCAGTGAAGACCAGTGTGCTATCCAAACGCTGGAAAAATTTCCCTTGGTTGTTGACTCAACTCAACAtagatataaaggatataaaggaTTTTTTCCATGGACCGCATGCCGAAGCCACAGTTGATCAGATTCATAAAGCAATGGCATCTCTAACTGAAGTAGTTAGGAGCATGATGGCCACTACCCGCAGAAAGTCTATTATCACAAAGCTCTGCATTTCGCTCTTCTTAACCAACATCTATTCAAACGAAATTGGTGATATTGTTAATGAAGCGGTTGAGAATGGGATGGTAAAAGATATAGAGCTCATAAGTGGAGTTGAGAGGTTTCCTTTTGATGTTCCTGATGATGAAATGGTAAAACATGCAGATGGTATTAATAGTTTCTTTGGTAACTATCCGAAAATATCCTGTTGCCTCCGAAGCCTCATCCTTTACAATGCAACTTTTTGCAAATCAGATTTGCATAATCTCCTTGCAAATACATGCATGGAGCTGCAATATCTTTATCTCTACCAATGTGATACTGGGATTATTAACCCAGTGTTCAAGATAGATGCTCCAAACTCAAAACTTAAAGTTCTAGAATTCGCTTATTGTTCTTGGATAAAAGTTGAGGTAGGTTGCCTACCAAAACTAGAGCAACTCATACTGGGCCATTGGTCATCGCCATATCTGCCCTTGACTCTGGAATGTGTCCCATGCCTCAAGGAAGTAGATATCTATTCTAGTACTGTGTTTTACCAGAAACAACCATTCAAGTTAAGTGAGCTTCTAGGTGGTTCAACATGCATAACTACCCTAACATTGGATTTCCTTGGACAAAAG ATTTGGTTAAAACCGGAAAAATATCAACTTCGCTCGGCATTTAGCAATTTAAGGGAATTATTGATCCATGGTATCTTTGTTGGATTTGGCATATTGTGGACAACAGCCCTTCTTGAAGCTGCGCCATCCCTTGAGACTCTTGACATTGAG GTGTATGACCATCTATGCGGTGACGCTGATGAGGAGAAACGGACATTCGGAGAAAGAACTAATGCATCATGGGATGTGTCTGAGTTTGCTGAGTCTTCCAAGTCTTGGCCTCTCAAAGAGCTCAAACTATGTGGTTTCAATGCAACAGAAGAACAGATAGTATTTATTGGAGCAGTGATGGAGCGAGCTTCAAACCTGCGGGCTGTTGTTCTGAAAGAGCAGTACTGCAAGGACTGTAGTGCAATCAGCACCCCACTTGATCCTAGCAAATGCAGGTTCCCGAGCAACGAGGATGAACAGGAGATGGTTCTGAATAATCTCAGAAACCGGTTCTCCTTCGGCGCCGAAATAATCTTCAGCCGCCATAAATTTTCCTGTAACTAA
- the LOC120662042 gene encoding uncharacterized protein LOC120662042 isoform X2 produces the protein MISKLTDDVLLLILEKVNLSTSVKTSVLSKRWKNFPWLLTQLNIDIKDIKDFFHGPHAEATVDQIHKAMASLTEVVRSMMATTRRKSIITKLCISLFLTNIYSNEIGDIVNEAVENGMVKDIELISGVERFPFDVPDDEMVKHADGINSFFGNYPKISCCLRSLILYNATFCKSDLHNLLANTCMELQYLYLYQCDTGIINPVFKIDAPNSKLKVLEFAYCSWIKVEVGCLPKLEQLILGHWSSPYLPLTLECVPCLKEVDIYSSTVFYQKQPFKLSELLGGSTCITTLTLDFLGQKIWLKPEKYQLRSAFSNLRELLIHGIFVGFGILWTTALLEAAPSLETLDIEVYDHLCGDADEEKRTFGERTNASWDVSEFAESSKSWPLKELKLCGFNATEEQIVFIGAVMERASNLRAVVLKEQYCKDCSAISTPLDPSKCRFPSNEDEQEMVLNNLRNRFSFGAEIIFSRHKFSCN, from the exons ATGATAAGCAAGTTAACCGATGATGTTTTACTCTTGATCTTGGAAAAAGTCAATTTATCAACATCAGTGAAGACCAGTGTGCTATCCAAACGCTGGAAAAATTTCCCTTGGTTGTTGACTCAACTCAACAtagatataaaggatataaaggaTTTTTTCCATGGACCGCATGCCGAAGCCACAGTTGATCAGATTCATAAAGCAATGGCATCTCTAACTGAAGTAGTTAGGAGCATGATGGCCACTACCCGCAGAAAGTCTATTATCACAAAGCTCTGCATTTCGCTCTTCTTAACCAACATCTATTCAAACGAAATTGGTGATATTGTTAATGAAGCGGTTGAGAATGGGATGGTAAAAGATATAGAGCTCATAAGTGGAGTTGAGAGGTTTCCTTTTGATGTTCCTGATGATGAAATGGTAAAACATGCAGATGGTATTAATAGTTTCTTTGGTAACTATCCGAAAATATCCTGTTGCCTCCGAAGCCTCATCCTTTACAATGCAACTTTTTGCAAATCAGATTTGCATAATCTCCTTGCAAATACATGCATGGAGCTGCAATATCTTTATCTCTACCAATGTGATACTGGGATTATTAACCCAGTGTTCAAGATAGATGCTCCAAACTCAAAACTTAAAGTTCTAGAATTCGCTTATTGTTCTTGGATAAAAGTTGAGGTAGGTTGCCTACCAAAACTAGAGCAACTCATACTGGGCCATTGGTCATCGCCATATCTGCCCTTGACTCTGGAATGTGTCCCATGCCTCAAGGAAGTAGATATCTATTCTAGTACTGTGTTTTACCAGAAACAACCATTCAAGTTAAGTGAGCTTCTAGGTGGTTCAACATGCATAACTACCCTAACATTGGATTTCCTTGGACAAAAG ATTTGGTTAAAACCGGAAAAATATCAACTTCGCTCGGCATTTAGCAATTTAAGGGAATTATTGATCCATGGTATCTTTGTTGGATTTGGCATATTGTGGACAACAGCCCTTCTTGAAGCTGCGCCATCCCTTGAGACTCTTGACATTGAG GTGTATGACCATCTATGCGGTGACGCTGATGAGGAGAAACGGACATTCGGAGAAAGAACTAATGCATCATGGGATGTGTCTGAGTTTGCTGAGTCTTCCAAGTCTTGGCCTCTCAAAGAGCTCAAACTATGTGGTTTCAATGCAACAGAAGAACAGATAGTATTTATTGGAGCAGTGATGGAGCGAGCTTCAAACCTGCGGGCTGTTGTTCTGAAAGAGCAGTACTGCAAGGACTGTAGTGCAATCAGCACCCCACTTGATCCTAGCAAATGCAGGTTCCCGAGCAACGAGGATGAACAGGAGATGGTTCTGAATAATCTCAGAAACCGGTTCTCCTTCGGCGCCGAAATAATCTTCAGCCGCCATAAATTTTCCTGTAACTAA
- the LOC120662044 gene encoding uncharacterized protein LOC120662044 — MFVALRPCIDGFLEGCRPFIGVDASNLYGKYIGQLASTTGVDGHNWLYHIAYAIFDKENEDNWVWFMEQLHRAIGNVPNLVICTDACKGLETAVGAVFPNAENRKCMRHMYQNFMKQYTGDVFTDHLYPAARNYTTGMFQWHMKKIFEFAPDTIEYLETHHSRIWYRCGFSENSKCDYLTNNVSESFNAQVKKFKGLLLHELVDKLRELIMEKRYLRKKLARQWPEGILPNVMKELNLISNQLKVIKVTMSDDYIAEVTLLDHWNNQKRHTVDLQNHKCSCREWQVTGKPCRHALAWILSNRGIKIEDYVHE; from the coding sequence ATGTTTGTAGCTCTTAGACCTTGTATTGATGGATTCCTAGAGGGGTGCAGACCATTTATAGGTGTTGATGCATCCAATTTGTATGGCAAGTACATAGGACAGTTGGCATCCACAACTGGTGTAGATGGCCACAATTGGCTGTATCACATTGCATATGCAATTTTTGATAAAGAGAATGAGGACAACTGGGTTTGGTTCATGGAACAGTTGCACAGAGCCATTGGCAATGTTCCAAACCTAGTTATTTGTACAGATGCTTGTAAAGGTCTAGAGACAGCAGTTGGAGCTGTATTCCCTAATGCTGAAAATAGGAAATGCATGAGGCACATGTACCAGAATTTTATGAAGCAGTACACAGGTGATGTCTTCACTGATCACCTGTATCCAGCTGCTAGGAACTACACAACTGGAATGTTCCAGTGGCACATGAAGAAAATATTTGAGTTTGCACCTGACACAATTGAGTATCTGGAGACACACCACAGTAGAATATGGTACAGATGTGGGTTCTCTGAAAACAGCAAGTGTGATTACTTGACCAATAATGTGTCAGAGAGTTTCAATGCTCAAGTGAAGAAGTTCAAAGGGTTGCTGTTGCATGAACTAGTAGACAAGCTGAGGGAGCTCATAATGGAAAAGAGATACTTGAGAAAGAAACTGGCTAGGCAGTGGCCAGAAGGAATTCTGCCTAATGTCATGAAAGAATTGAATCTGATTAGCAACCAGCTCAAGGTCATAAAAGTTACAATGAGTGATGATTACATAGCTGAAGTCACCCTTTTGGACCATTGGAACAATCAAAAACGGCACACAGTGGACCTGCAGAATCACAAATGCTCTTGCAGGGAGTGGCAAGTTACTGGGAAGCCATGTAGACATGCTTTGGCCTGGATATTGTCCAATAGGGGGATCAAAATTGAAGACTATGTTCATGAGTAA
- the LOC120662046 gene encoding uncharacterized protein LOC120662046 isoform X1 translates to MLTDDILLSIMERVDITTCVRTSVLSNRWKHLPWLLRELNIDVKRFLSVPSPNPIEVKQMDEAMASLTKAITSFLATSRSEATIKRLQLRLYLVNDYSDAIGPIVSQAIDTGSVEGLDLAIVDEKEPDDCRDEEMLQQARTVDSFFSTYPSVLHCLTKLSLYNVLFAEWDLHHILFDCCKQLQHLSLFNCDAGGFSAWEIQAPDSKLSVLELSFCCLGELKVLCLPKLERLRWHTWISPKRPLSFDVVPSLKELSLVCGAIVDHRGFMLSEVLKDTTAVHNLTLNFQGERIWIKPEGKQLCTAFNKLRKLSLHGIFVEYDLLWTIVLLEAATSIEIFDIEIWEHPCILDTEGRRQTFGERTNPSWKVAEFKSCKEWPLKEFQITGFSPMEQQITLIRAIMQRASNLQTIILKDYQTCDYCEEIGALPRCERLPPERVFPKGKGEQDTAVEQLIRDMPDCNIQIIFGN, encoded by the exons ATGCTGACTGATGATATTTTATTGTCCATCATGGAGAGAGTCGACATAACTACGTGTGTAAGGACAAGTGTCTTATCAAATCGTTGGAAACATCTGCCATGGTTGCTCCGTGAGCTCAACATTGATGTCAAAAGATTCCTATCTGTTCCTTCCCCAAACCCTATTGAAGTTAAACAGATGGATGAAGCAATGGCCTCCCTAACCAAAGCAATTACTAGCTTCCTGGCTACTTCCCGCAGTGAAGCTACCATCAAAAGGCTGCAACTTAGGCTCTATTTGGTCAACGATTACTCAGATGCCATTGGCCCTATAGTTAGTCAAGCAATTGACACAGGGAGTGTAGAAGGTTTAGATCTGGCCATTGTGGATGAGAAGGAGCCTGATGACTGTCGCGATGAGGAAATGCTTCAACAAGCTCGTACTGTGGATAGCTTTTTCAGTACCTATCCTAGCGTGCTCCATTGCCTCACAAAACTATCATTGTATAATGTATTGTTTGCAGAATGGGACTTGCATCACATCTTATTTGATTGTTGCAAGCAATTGCAACATCTCTCTCTGTTCAACTGTGATGCAGGTGGATTCTCAGCATGGGAGATACAAGCACCAGATTCGAAACTTAGTGTTCTTGAACTTTCCTTCTGCTGCTTGGGGGAACTTAAGGTGCTCTGTCTTCCAAAACTAGAGCGACTCCGTTGGCATACTTGGATTTCTCCAAAAAGGCCCCTGTCATTTGATGTTGTTCCGTCCCTTAAAGAATTGAGCCTCGTATGTGGTGCCATAGTTGATCATCGAGGATTTATGTTAAGTGAGGTTCTAAAGGATACAACAGCAGTACATAACTTAACATTAAATTTTCAAGGAGAAAGG ATTTGGATAAAACCGGAAGGGAAACAGCTATGCACTGCATTCAACAAACTAAGGAAGTTATCTTTACACGGCATTTTTGTTGAATATGACCTATTATGGACGATAGTTCTCCTTGAAGCTGCGACATCCATTGAAATATTTGATATTGAG ATATGGGAACATCCATGCATACTAGATACTGAAGGGAGAAGGCAGACTTTTGGTGAGAGAACAAATCCATCATGGAAGGTGGCTGAGTTCAAAAGTTGTAAGGAATGGCCATTGAAAGAGTTTCAGATTACTGGCTTTAGTCCAATGGAGCAGCAAATAACACTTATAAGGGCTATAATGCAGCGAGCTtccaacttacaaaccattatCCTAAAAGATTACCAGACTTGTGATTACTGTGAGGAGATAGGCGCACTTCCTCGCTGTGAAAGATTACCACCAGAGCGCGTGTtcccgaagggaaagggtgAGCAGGACACAGCAGTTGAGCAACTGATTAGAGACATGCCCGACTGCAATATTCAGATAATTTTTGGGAATTAA
- the LOC120662046 gene encoding uncharacterized protein LOC120662046 isoform X2, translated as MLTDDILLSIMERVDITTCVRTSVLSNRWKHLPWLLRELNIDVKRFLSVPSPNPIEVKQMDEAMASLTKAITSFLATSRSEATIKRLQLRLYLVNDYSDAIGPIVSQAIDTGSVEGLDLAIVDEKEPDDCRDEEMLQQARTVDSFFSTYPSVLHCLTKLSLYNVLFAEWDLHHILFDCCKQLQHLSLFNCDAGGFSAWEIQAPDSKLSVLELSFCCLGELKIWIKPEGKQLCTAFNKLRKLSLHGIFVEYDLLWTIVLLEAATSIEIFDIEIWEHPCILDTEGRRQTFGERTNPSWKVAEFKSCKEWPLKEFQITGFSPMEQQITLIRAIMQRASNLQTIILKDYQTCDYCEEIGALPRCERLPPERVFPKGKGEQDTAVEQLIRDMPDCNIQIIFGN; from the exons ATGCTGACTGATGATATTTTATTGTCCATCATGGAGAGAGTCGACATAACTACGTGTGTAAGGACAAGTGTCTTATCAAATCGTTGGAAACATCTGCCATGGTTGCTCCGTGAGCTCAACATTGATGTCAAAAGATTCCTATCTGTTCCTTCCCCAAACCCTATTGAAGTTAAACAGATGGATGAAGCAATGGCCTCCCTAACCAAAGCAATTACTAGCTTCCTGGCTACTTCCCGCAGTGAAGCTACCATCAAAAGGCTGCAACTTAGGCTCTATTTGGTCAACGATTACTCAGATGCCATTGGCCCTATAGTTAGTCAAGCAATTGACACAGGGAGTGTAGAAGGTTTAGATCTGGCCATTGTGGATGAGAAGGAGCCTGATGACTGTCGCGATGAGGAAATGCTTCAACAAGCTCGTACTGTGGATAGCTTTTTCAGTACCTATCCTAGCGTGCTCCATTGCCTCACAAAACTATCATTGTATAATGTATTGTTTGCAGAATGGGACTTGCATCACATCTTATTTGATTGTTGCAAGCAATTGCAACATCTCTCTCTGTTCAACTGTGATGCAGGTGGATTCTCAGCATGGGAGATACAAGCACCAGATTCGAAACTTAGTGTTCTTGAACTTTCCTTCTGCTGCTTGGGGGAACTTAAG ATTTGGATAAAACCGGAAGGGAAACAGCTATGCACTGCATTCAACAAACTAAGGAAGTTATCTTTACACGGCATTTTTGTTGAATATGACCTATTATGGACGATAGTTCTCCTTGAAGCTGCGACATCCATTGAAATATTTGATATTGAG ATATGGGAACATCCATGCATACTAGATACTGAAGGGAGAAGGCAGACTTTTGGTGAGAGAACAAATCCATCATGGAAGGTGGCTGAGTTCAAAAGTTGTAAGGAATGGCCATTGAAAGAGTTTCAGATTACTGGCTTTAGTCCAATGGAGCAGCAAATAACACTTATAAGGGCTATAATGCAGCGAGCTtccaacttacaaaccattatCCTAAAAGATTACCAGACTTGTGATTACTGTGAGGAGATAGGCGCACTTCCTCGCTGTGAAAGATTACCACCAGAGCGCGTGTtcccgaagggaaagggtgAGCAGGACACAGCAGTTGAGCAACTGATTAGAGACATGCCCGACTGCAATATTCAGATAATTTTTGGGAATTAA